In a genomic window of Deltaproteobacteria bacterium:
- a CDS encoding SIS domain-containing protein, with amino-acid sequence MEFIENYIEEIKEIVSKLDRGRITRMVDLLAEARKQGGRIFFLGVGGGAGHASHAVNDFRKICGIESYTPTDNVSELTARVNDEGWDTSYLNWLRVNKLKKNDVIFVFSVGGGDIKRNISVNIVNSLRYAKEMGAKICGVVGRDGGYTAQVADSCVIIPPVNAETVTAHTEGFQAVIWHLLVSHPRLKQNEMKWESTR; translated from the coding sequence ATGGAATTTATCGAGAACTACATTGAGGAGATCAAAGAGATCGTGAGCAAACTCGACAGGGGCCGGATAACGCGGATGGTTGATCTGTTGGCGGAGGCCCGAAAGCAGGGGGGGCGAATTTTCTTTCTGGGCGTTGGGGGCGGCGCAGGCCACGCCTCTCATGCCGTAAACGATTTCAGGAAGATCTGCGGCATTGAATCCTATACCCCGACGGATAATGTTTCCGAACTTACCGCGCGCGTCAATGATGAAGGTTGGGACACATCCTATTTGAATTGGCTAAGAGTCAACAAACTCAAGAAAAACGACGTCATTTTCGTTTTCTCGGTCGGGGGGGGCGACATCAAAAGAAATATCAGCGTCAACATTGTCAATTCACTCCGTTATGCGAAAGAAATGGGCGCAAAAATTTGCGGGGTTGTGGGGCGGGACGGGGGGTATACCGCGCAGGTGGCTGACAGTTGCGTGATTATCCCCCCGGTCAACGCCGAAACAGTCACCGCACACACCGAGGGATTTCAGGCGGTGATCTGGCATCTGCTGGTCTCACACCCGCGTCTCAAACAGAACGAAATGAAGTGGGAAAGCACCCGATAA
- a CDS encoding DUF4910 domain-containing protein, whose translation MNTADKMALRHDTGTVAIGREDIFAVWNNMERAVKRVEDENLGEAMMSLMKKLFPLPLSLTGNGVRQAFDILSEVAVIKRREIPTGYQAFDWKVPREWNIQGASIRNSRGETIVDLKNSNLHVLNYSIPYSGRLTLEELRPHLFTNPDQPDAIPYVTSYYREQWGFCLSQRQLDSLPDDVYEVFIDSRLSQGSLTLADAVIPGFSDREILFSTYICHPSQADDNLSGVVLTAFLCNILSPMKLRYTYRFVFVPETIGAIVYLHQEGDHLRKKLHAGYVLTCVGDPGPYTYKRSLRADTIADRAAEHCLGHLGKDGRVNIVDFFPSGSDETQYCSPGFALPVGSLMRSRYQKFPEYHSSLDNMNFVKPDAMADSLRMCLRIIQALELNDTFLNRSPYCEPHLSKHKLYPTIGAGQFLPKDVERTRYLLAYSNGERDLISIASSANQPVWSFAPQIEALVKAGLLGTAS comes from the coding sequence ATGAACACAGCGGACAAAATGGCGCTTCGACACGACACCGGCACAGTTGCAATCGGGAGAGAGGATATCTTTGCCGTTTGGAACAATATGGAACGCGCCGTCAAAAGGGTGGAGGACGAGAACCTCGGCGAGGCCATGATGAGCCTTATGAAAAAACTCTTTCCGTTACCTTTAAGCCTCACCGGAAACGGGGTTCGCCAAGCCTTCGATATCTTAAGCGAGGTTGCGGTAATAAAAAGACGGGAGATCCCTACAGGGTATCAGGCGTTCGATTGGAAGGTCCCCAGGGAATGGAATATTCAGGGGGCTTCCATCAGGAATTCACGGGGCGAGACGATCGTGGATTTAAAGAATTCAAATTTGCATGTGCTGAACTACAGTATTCCGTATTCGGGGAGACTGACCCTTGAGGAATTGCGCCCTCATCTTTTTACGAATCCGGATCAGCCTGACGCCATCCCTTATGTGACCAGCTATTACCGGGAGCAATGGGGGTTCTGCTTAAGTCAAAGACAGCTCGATTCCCTCCCGGATGATGTCTATGAAGTCTTCATCGACAGCCGTTTGTCCCAAGGCTCTCTGACCCTGGCCGATGCGGTGATTCCCGGTTTTTCAGACAGGGAAATTCTCTTTTCGACTTATATCTGCCATCCCTCGCAGGCGGACGACAACCTCTCGGGAGTCGTCCTCACCGCATTTCTCTGCAACATTCTCTCGCCGATGAAACTGCGCTACACGTATCGCTTTGTCTTCGTCCCGGAGACAATCGGCGCCATCGTCTACCTGCATCAGGAAGGAGACCATCTGCGCAAGAAACTCCATGCCGGTTATGTGCTCACCTGCGTCGGCGATCCGGGCCCCTACACCTACAAACGGTCGTTGCGGGCCGACACCATCGCGGACCGGGCGGCCGAACATTGTCTGGGCCATCTTGGAAAGGACGGCCGGGTGAACATCGTCGATTTTTTCCCCAGCGGCAGTGATGAAACGCAATACTGCTCTCCCGGCTTCGCCCTTCCGGTGGGATCGCTGATGAGGTCCCGATACCAGAAATTTCCGGAGTATCATTCGTCGCTCGACAACATGAATTTTGTCAAGCCGGACGCCATGGCGGATTCATTAAGAATGTGCCTAAGGATTATTCAGGCGCTTGAACTGAACGACACTTTTCTGAACCGATCCCCTTATTGTGAACCGCATTTGAGCAAACATAAATTGTATCCCACGATCGGGGCGGGACAATTTTTACCAAAAGATGTTGAGAGAACAAGATATCTGCTGGCTTATTCGAATGGGGAGCGGGACCTCATCAGTATCGCTTCATCCGCCAATCAGCCGGTCTGGAGTTTTGCCCCTCAAATTGAGGCCCTGGTCAAGGCAGGTCTTCTGGGGACAGCATCGTGA
- a CDS encoding glycosyltransferase family 4 protein, with translation MRSVLYVSESYTPHDRRFLKAIGRQIGKTWFAPVNGSQVLKNLTLPPSVALWPGIGQPVSLWQELAERHDVHVVHAGPLNSVLPRIVGQIDRPLVGMSWGSDILAMDSETADSREQLLRNLLEVNALIVDCGSVLKKLDGWMPDLRIPTMRFPWGVELDRFRDLPGTRSRALRQGLGWTDNTVLISTRSWLPHYGIPVLVEAFSLLRERLPKVRLILAGDGPLRDEIRKQIKQLKLDGSIHSPGWIDEEELPVWYGASDFYISSSLRDGSSVSLLEAMACGLPVIVHREHGNLEWVRDGENGWLVDCASAKDICAAVLNAVSGKTRREEMGTANRKKIMKEADWERHAQNIPRAYRMAREHYQNRKSRRPEKNSAVQ, from the coding sequence GTGAGGAGCGTTCTCTACGTTTCGGAATCCTATACCCCGCACGACAGGCGGTTTTTGAAGGCGATCGGCCGGCAGATCGGGAAGACATGGTTTGCCCCCGTCAATGGTTCTCAAGTCCTGAAGAATCTGACCCTTCCCCCTTCCGTCGCTCTCTGGCCCGGAATCGGTCAGCCGGTGAGCCTGTGGCAGGAACTCGCAGAGCGCCACGATGTCCACGTCGTCCACGCGGGTCCTTTAAACAGCGTGTTGCCCCGGATCGTCGGACAGATCGATCGGCCGTTGGTCGGAATGTCATGGGGAAGCGACATCCTGGCCATGGATTCGGAAACGGCGGATTCAAGAGAACAATTGCTCCGAAATCTTCTTGAGGTGAACGCACTGATTGTCGATTGCGGGTCCGTTCTGAAAAAACTCGATGGATGGATGCCCGATCTCCGCATTCCGACCATGCGGTTCCCATGGGGAGTGGAGCTGGATCGGTTCCGGGATCTGCCCGGAACCCGTTCCCGCGCGCTTCGACAAGGCCTGGGATGGACCGACAATACGGTGTTGATTTCCACGCGATCGTGGTTGCCCCATTATGGAATTCCGGTTCTCGTTGAAGCCTTTTCCCTTCTTCGGGAGCGACTTCCGAAAGTCAGGCTGATCCTGGCCGGAGACGGCCCGTTGCGGGACGAGATCCGTAAGCAGATCAAACAGTTGAAATTGGACGGAAGTATTCACTCCCCCGGGTGGATCGACGAGGAGGAGCTTCCCGTATGGTACGGCGCCTCCGATTTTTACATCAGCTCTTCATTGCGGGACGGGAGTTCCGTCTCCCTGCTTGAGGCGATGGCCTGCGGCCTGCCGGTTATCGTCCACCGGGAACACGGCAATCTTGAATGGGTCAGGGATGGGGAAAACGGCTGGCTGGTCGATTGCGCCAGCGCGAAGGATATTTGCGCGGCCGTCCTGAACGCCGTTTCCGGAAAAACCCGGCGGGAAGAGATGGGAACGGCAAATCGGAAAAAAATCATGAAAGAGGCGGACTGGGAACGCCATGCCCAAAACATCCCGCGAGCCTACCGTATGGCCCGGGAGCATTATCAGAACAGGAAAAGCCGGCGACCGGAAAAAAATTCCGCGGTGCAATGA
- a CDS encoding GNAT family N-acetyltransferase, which translates to MDQPGTIAKEIRLNPLTDKEVTPDYVSWLNNPEIRRYLGIRHRREPLKQEDVIRFLEDCESKKRHHWGIYYQGRHIGNVSCSAWSRENRWIDISYLIGDRNVQGRGIATLAVGAAMRYLFERREYHRVQAGAIVENRASIRVMEKLRMRKDAQLRGNAYLPAENRFADEVIYSALKEEWIPPFAEINDIPVLPMRWEKTNTKKESRCKN; encoded by the coding sequence ATGGACCAGCCTGGAACAATAGCAAAAGAAATCCGGTTGAATCCTCTCACGGATAAAGAGGTGACGCCGGATTATGTCTCCTGGCTGAACAACCCTGAAATTCGCCGATATCTCGGGATCCGTCATCGCCGCGAACCGCTGAAGCAGGAGGACGTAATCCGGTTTCTGGAGGACTGCGAGTCCAAAAAACGCCACCACTGGGGGATTTATTATCAGGGGCGGCATATCGGCAATGTCTCCTGCTCCGCCTGGAGTCGTGAGAACAGGTGGATTGACATCTCTTACCTCATCGGCGATAGAAACGTTCAGGGAAGGGGAATTGCCACTTTGGCCGTGGGGGCGGCCATGAGATATCTTTTTGAAAGAAGGGAGTACCACCGGGTTCAGGCCGGCGCGATTGTCGAAAACAGGGCCTCCATCCGCGTCATGGAAAAACTGCGGATGCGCAAAGACGCCCAACTGCGCGGGAACGCGTATCTTCCGGCCGAGAACCGGTTTGCGGATGAAGTGATTTACAGCGCCCTGAAAGAGGAGTGGATTCCCCCCTTTGCGGAAATTAACGATATCCCTGTTTTGCCCATGCGCTGGGAAAAAACCAACACAAAAAAGGAGTCACGATGCAAAAACTAA
- a CDS encoding sulfotransferase, translating into MPIRPLIISGTPRGGTNLLDMILSVHPEVTVAQNPYLPLLKSFRNTLIRRSGKAPCHDWEAPLDEYYYFDHKLEVMRLIQAATMDIPFDASEVAALMDSQVKRMSFSSPRLIPLIDHLKGETYRQLLDSGLRMIRLAHQRPEAAWVGFNDNWAIEFFAPIARSFPEARFMVILRDVRACISSHLRLMQAVHTNPLYQYPKDRSLVALILSFARCWRKQVAFARHYQGMDLFKGRLHILTYEQLVKDPEKATRRLCDFLEIDYRSGMIDTKNFVAPDGGAWLPNSNQEGVPQQGIFQDTVDRWKRSLDRDILRLIEFVTAPDLAMAGYTLAEGLQNNGFYEEAYRCHVRDSRECQGWRTDNRNAEVDFGLELLRQSCLDHRTDEAKLIERCFLFPEVYRALLDKSPLL; encoded by the coding sequence ATGCCAATAAGACCCCTGATTATCAGCGGCACCCCGCGCGGCGGGACCAACCTCCTGGACATGATCTTAAGCGTCCATCCGGAGGTCACCGTTGCGCAGAACCCCTACCTGCCGCTTTTGAAGTCGTTTCGCAACACCCTGATCAGACGCTCGGGCAAAGCCCCCTGTCATGATTGGGAGGCGCCGCTGGACGAGTACTATTACTTTGACCACAAGCTGGAGGTCATGCGGCTGATCCAGGCGGCAACGATGGATATCCCCTTTGACGCCTCGGAAGTCGCGGCGCTGATGGACTCCCAGGTGAAGCGGATGAGTTTCTCATCACCTCGCCTAATCCCGCTGATTGACCACCTGAAGGGAGAGACGTACCGACAACTTCTGGATTCAGGTCTCCGGATGATTCGCCTTGCCCATCAGCGCCCCGAGGCGGCCTGGGTCGGCTTCAATGATAATTGGGCCATCGAGTTCTTTGCGCCGATCGCAAGGAGTTTTCCCGAGGCCCGCTTCATGGTGATTTTGCGCGATGTCCGCGCCTGTATTTCCTCGCATCTGCGTCTCATGCAGGCGGTCCACACCAACCCCCTCTATCAATATCCCAAGGACAGGTCGCTTGTCGCCCTGATCCTTTCGTTCGCCCGTTGCTGGCGCAAACAGGTCGCCTTCGCGCGTCATTATCAGGGGATGGATCTATTCAAGGGACGTCTCCATATCCTGACCTATGAACAACTGGTCAAGGATCCCGAAAAGGCAACACGTCGCCTGTGTGATTTCCTGGAGATCGACTACCGGTCCGGGATGATTGATACGAAGAATTTCGTCGCGCCGGACGGTGGGGCCTGGCTTCCCAACAGTAATCAGGAGGGAGTGCCCCAACAGGGCATATTCCAGGACACGGTGGATCGCTGGAAGAGATCACTGGATCGGGACATCCTGCGATTGATCGAGTTCGTGACCGCCCCGGATCTGGCGATGGCCGGATATACCCTTGCCGAAGGTCTTCAGAACAACGGTTTTTATGAAGAGGCCTACCGATGCCATGTCAGGGACAGCCGGGAATGCCAGGGATGGCGCACCGACAACCGGAATGCCGAGGTCGACTTTGGACTGGAACTGTTGCGTCAAAGCTGTCTGGACCATCGAACCGATGAGGCTAAACTCATTGAGCGGTGCTTTCTCTTCCCCGAGGTCTACAGGGCCCTCCTCGACAAAAGCCCTCTCTTGTGA
- a CDS encoding N-acetylneuraminate synthase family protein, with product MGTIKISGREIGADHPTYFVADIAANHDGDLDRAKKLIGLAKEAKADAAKFQNFQAPKIVSDYGFRNLGRRQAHQSGWKKSVFEAYQDYSISRDWTPVLKEECARVGIDYFSSPYDFESVDHLDPFVDVYKIGSGDITWIEMLQYIAGKGKPVLLATGAASPDDVRLAVESILKINPHLVLMQCNTNYTASPENYKYVNLRVLQTYRSLYPDLVLGLSDHTFGPATTLGAVALGARVVEKHFTDDNNREGPDHKFAMNPTTWREMVELTRLLEVSLGDGVKRVEENERESLVVQQRCLRAKCDLPAGHLLQRKDIDVLRPAPEGSIKPPSLDAVVGRKTIHRIVGGDVIRWTSLEQ from the coding sequence ATGGGAACCATCAAAATCAGCGGCCGGGAGATCGGCGCCGATCATCCGACCTACTTCGTCGCGGACATCGCCGCCAATCATGACGGAGACCTGGATCGGGCAAAAAAACTGATCGGTCTGGCCAAAGAGGCGAAGGCCGATGCCGCCAAATTCCAGAATTTCCAGGCCCCCAAAATCGTGAGCGATTACGGATTCAGGAACCTTGGCCGGCGGCAGGCCCATCAGTCCGGCTGGAAAAAATCGGTCTTCGAGGCCTACCAAGACTACAGTATTTCACGGGACTGGACCCCCGTTTTAAAGGAAGAATGCGCCCGGGTCGGGATCGATTATTTCTCCTCGCCTTACGACTTCGAGAGCGTCGACCATCTTGATCCCTTTGTCGATGTCTACAAGATAGGCTCGGGGGACATTACCTGGATTGAGATGCTCCAATACATTGCGGGAAAAGGGAAACCTGTACTCCTCGCCACCGGGGCCGCTTCGCCCGATGATGTCCGGTTGGCTGTCGAATCTATTCTTAAAATCAATCCCCATCTTGTACTCATGCAGTGCAACACGAATTACACCGCAAGCCCGGAAAACTACAAATACGTGAATCTTCGTGTCCTCCAAACCTACCGATCTCTCTATCCCGATCTTGTCCTTGGACTCTCGGACCATACATTCGGCCCGGCTACGACCCTAGGAGCCGTGGCCCTTGGAGCAAGGGTCGTGGAAAAACATTTCACGGATGACAATAATCGCGAGGGGCCGGACCACAAATTCGCCATGAATCCCACAACGTGGCGGGAAATGGTGGAGCTGACAAGGCTTCTGGAGGTCTCGCTGGGAGACGGGGTGAAACGGGTTGAAGAAAACGAGAGGGAGAGTCTTGTTGTCCAGCAGCGTTGTCTCCGGGCAAAATGCGACCTGCCCGCAGGTCATCTGTTGCAACGCAAAGATATCGACGTGCTCCGCCCGGCGCCGGAAGGAAGCATCAAGCCCCCGTCTCTCGACGCCGTCGTGGGCCGCAAAACGATTCACAGGATTGTCGGGGGGGACGTGATCCGATGGACCAGCCTGGAACAATAG
- a CDS encoding N-acetylneuraminate synthase family protein, translating to MIQSLEKSFLGGKYTVIAEIAGGHMGSPDQCLELVLAAIRCRADAVKFQFYKADELCNPDHADYALFKKLEFGMDTWRKIFARLREAGVAIFADIFGPDSFEEARTLGTDAFKLHAADLDNACLVEAVAKSGKPVLLGIGGHKRVEIYRTVKRIRSFSPDSPVVFLPGHQLFPTPPSEHSLDEIRWFSQTYKDMGVIVGCADHIDGGDPLAVAFPLAAIGAGAVVIEKHLTLDRSRRWEDYESAVEPEDFARLVSLVRGLEAVSRKFPVWTEGRQRYREKAAKTYFSAGALEAGAPLECEKLKFVRPTKFSNPLPSDFVSRRRTAGRIGKNSLINGLDIRQNVGILINCRTQSTRLPQKALKKICGRETIALLIERMKHCSRADQVILCTTEKPEDDILAEIAAREGIRVFRGPDENVAHRLLLAGQKFGLDHVVRVTGDDLLRDVPLIDRAIESHLKNHADYTAMTGVTYSCDTEIISLRALETIVERAGYPENTEYLTWYLDDETAFVVNKFEAPSEYRRDYRLTLDTEEDLNLFKALHEALYRPGKPVDLREALNYMDQHPETARMNAHIRPKLSRSELDTSLKI from the coding sequence ATGATCCAATCCCTTGAAAAATCTTTTTTGGGAGGGAAATACACGGTGATCGCCGAGATTGCCGGGGGCCACATGGGTTCGCCGGATCAGTGTCTGGAGCTCGTTCTCGCGGCCATCCGGTGCCGTGCGGACGCCGTCAAATTCCAGTTCTACAAGGCGGACGAACTTTGCAACCCCGACCACGCCGATTACGCCCTTTTCAAGAAACTGGAATTCGGAATGGACACATGGAGGAAGATCTTCGCGAGATTGCGCGAGGCCGGAGTAGCAATCTTTGCCGATATTTTCGGCCCCGATTCCTTTGAAGAGGCCCGAACGCTCGGGACCGATGCCTTCAAACTGCATGCGGCGGATCTGGACAACGCCTGTCTCGTGGAGGCGGTTGCAAAGTCGGGAAAGCCGGTTCTTTTGGGCATTGGCGGCCACAAACGCGTTGAAATCTACCGAACGGTCAAACGGATCCGTTCATTTTCCCCCGACAGCCCCGTTGTTTTCCTGCCGGGGCACCAGTTATTCCCGACCCCTCCCTCGGAGCACAGCCTGGATGAGATCAGGTGGTTTTCCCAAACCTATAAAGATATGGGCGTGATCGTCGGTTGCGCCGATCACATTGACGGAGGAGACCCTTTGGCCGTTGCCTTTCCGTTGGCGGCCATCGGGGCCGGGGCGGTCGTCATCGAAAAACATCTGACCCTTGACCGCTCCCGGCGCTGGGAGGACTATGAGTCGGCTGTGGAACCGGAGGATTTTGCCCGACTCGTCTCTCTCGTCCGGGGGCTCGAGGCCGTCAGCCGTAAATTTCCCGTCTGGACGGAAGGGCGGCAGAGGTATCGGGAAAAGGCGGCCAAGACATACTTTTCCGCCGGCGCGCTGGAGGCCGGCGCACCCCTTGAGTGTGAAAAGCTGAAATTCGTTCGCCCCACGAAATTTTCCAATCCCCTCCCCTCGGACTTTGTCTCCCGGCGGCGGACCGCCGGGCGAATAGGAAAAAACAGCCTCATCAACGGTCTCGATATCCGGCAGAATGTCGGGATTCTCATCAACTGCAGGACCCAATCCACCCGGCTCCCCCAAAAGGCCTTGAAAAAGATCTGCGGGAGGGAAACGATTGCCCTCTTGATCGAGAGGATGAAACACTGTTCCCGGGCAGACCAGGTCATCCTCTGCACCACGGAAAAACCGGAAGACGACATCCTTGCAGAAATTGCCGCCCGGGAGGGGATCCGGGTTTTTCGGGGACCGGATGAAAATGTAGCCCATCGGTTGCTCCTCGCCGGACAAAAATTCGGCCTCGACCATGTGGTTCGCGTCACCGGAGACGACCTCTTGCGGGACGTTCCCCTGATCGATCGGGCAATCGAATCCCACCTGAAGAATCACGCCGATTACACGGCGATGACCGGGGTTACCTACAGTTGCGATACGGAGATTATCAGCCTGCGGGCCCTGGAAACCATCGTTGAAAGGGCGGGCTACCCCGAAAACACCGAATATCTCACCTGGTATCTGGATGATGAGACCGCCTTTGTCGTGAATAAATTTGAGGCCCCGTCCGAATATCGGCGGGACTACCGGCTGACCCTCGACACCGAGGAGGATCTCAACCTCTTCAAGGCGCTCCACGAAGCCTTGTACCGGCCCGGGAAACCGGTGGACTTGAGGGAGGCGCTGAATTATATGGATCAACATCCGGAGACGGCGAGGATGAACGCGCACATCCGGCCGAAGTTGTCCCGAAGCGAACTGGATACGAGTTTGAAAATCTGA
- a CDS encoding metallophosphoesterase family protein yields the protein MQRPKIFKKNDGFQRLSPHDAGWIIGIVFLSLSPGAGATSVIRGPYLQQLTPTSVVIVWRTDSASDSLVHYGTDPGNLSGTVEKDPAVTQHEVQIADLWPETRYYYSIGASDKILAGGNSDYFFTTAPPVGKRAAVRIWVLGDSGTGACPACWSGKDDAPAVRDAMLNEMSKSGDIHLWLMLGDNAYMGGTDEEYEASVFEMYPTFLRNYPLWPTLGNHDGYLADSEDQTGAYFEAFVLPTLGEAGGVASGTEDYYSFDYANIHFICLNSMAGPLTKDSMLAWLGADLAETQQDWLIAYWHHPPYSKGTIDSDSETTSTWIRQEVLPILESGGVDLVLNGHSHVYERSFLVNGYYGASSTLSAGMVRSTGIESDITNSENALFQKAGGPNQGTVYVVAGTSGVVIAENHDSHPVMAVTSFALGSLILDVNGDRLDMMFLRETGGVDDSFTILKSGESKLPAAAGCALKRPKRGVDLTREGFCRGGPCRPRGRESTAQ from the coding sequence GTGCAACGCCCGAAGATTTTCAAAAAAAATGACGGTTTTCAACGGCTTTCTCCGCATGATGCAGGATGGATTATCGGGATCGTGTTCTTAAGTCTTTCACCGGGCGCCGGCGCGACTTCCGTGATCCGGGGCCCATACCTGCAACAACTCACTCCCACATCCGTTGTCATCGTTTGGCGCACCGATTCGGCTTCGGACAGCCTCGTTCACTATGGCACGGATCCGGGCAACCTTTCCGGAACGGTGGAAAAAGATCCTGCCGTGACACAGCATGAGGTTCAAATCGCCGATCTTTGGCCAGAGACGAGATATTACTATTCAATCGGCGCCTCGGACAAAATATTGGCCGGTGGAAATTCCGACTATTTCTTTACGACGGCTCCCCCTGTCGGAAAACGCGCCGCCGTTCGCATTTGGGTCCTCGGGGATTCGGGAACAGGAGCTTGTCCCGCGTGCTGGAGCGGCAAGGATGACGCGCCCGCCGTTCGCGATGCCATGCTGAATGAAATGTCGAAAAGCGGAGATATTCATCTTTGGCTCATGCTGGGTGACAATGCCTACATGGGGGGCACGGACGAGGAATACGAAGCCTCCGTCTTCGAGATGTATCCGACTTTCTTGAGAAACTACCCCCTCTGGCCGACTCTCGGAAACCATGATGGATATCTGGCGGATTCAGAGGACCAGACCGGAGCCTATTTCGAGGCATTTGTATTGCCGACCCTTGGAGAGGCAGGCGGCGTTGCATCCGGAACCGAGGACTACTATTCATTTGATTACGCCAACATTCATTTTATCTGCCTGAATTCCATGGCCGGTCCATTGACAAAAGATTCCATGCTCGCCTGGTTGGGGGCGGATCTTGCCGAGACACAACAGGATTGGCTGATTGCCTACTGGCATCATCCTCCCTACTCAAAGGGAACAATCGACTCCGACTCGGAAACAACATCAACATGGATACGGCAGGAGGTTCTCCCCATCCTTGAAAGCGGAGGCGTCGATCTTGTCTTGAATGGGCACAGCCACGTCTACGAGCGCTCTTTCCTTGTCAACGGCTATTATGGCGCATCAAGCACCCTGTCAGCCGGGATGGTGCGCAGTACCGGCATCGAAAGCGATATTACAAATAGTGAGAATGCTCTTTTCCAGAAAGCGGGAGGTCCGAATCAGGGGACGGTGTACGTCGTTGCGGGAACCAGTGGAGTCGTTATTGCCGAGAATCATGATTCCCATCCCGTGATGGCGGTAACCAGCTTTGCTTTGGGGTCGTTGATTCTCGATGTCAACGGCGACCGCCTGGACATGATGTTCCTCCGCGAAACCGGGGGAGTCGATGACTCTTTTACCATCTTGAAAAGCGGCGAATCCAAACTCCCGGCCGCGGCGGGATGCGCTTTAAAACGGCCAAAGAGAGGGGTTGATCTCACAAGAGAGGGCTTTTGTCGAGGAGGGCCCTGTAGACCTCGGGGAAGAGAAAGCACCGCTCAATGA
- a CDS encoding oligosaccharide flippase family protein: protein METRKKTIRNSFLYLLPVAVASLFPLLSLPIFTRILTTEDYGHLALAQIYALPASGLVNLGLNLAYERNFFQYRGKEEAARLLYSILLFSIIALGCGITLTWLFKPQLAEWIMGSRLHADLLFWAFCATGTATLKTHYLTYFKNSEKAGDFTRYTIAESGLWFLFSFLMVVYLRVGVTGLVWSQLLSGIIIFFVLGWKFFRLLPISFNKTMLRESLKISLPLTPRLFLGIVNNQFDKYMIGLMGTIGGVGVYNIGQKIASTVFTFMTAVENVFTPRFYRKMFDPGEKGGESIGRYITPFAFVCLGPALLVSLFSEEMITLLTPPAYHGAIRIVIVLSMYYGFLFFGKLTGPRFLFTKKTYMTTLLSFVTTGLTIALNIPFIMKWGAIGAAWALLASGIISGTISLLVAQRYYPIRWEYGKMAAIFLIFFAASFAALILNVTSAEYPVRVTLKTALAGIYVYLGVQLRVITVENFNLLRGLLPGKLNWAGDHGSRSL from the coding sequence GTGGAAACCAGGAAAAAAACAATCCGGAACAGTTTCCTCTACCTCCTTCCGGTCGCCGTTGCGAGCCTCTTTCCCCTCCTTTCACTCCCCATCTTCACCCGCATCCTGACGACGGAAGACTATGGTCACCTGGCCCTTGCGCAAATCTACGCCCTTCCGGCCTCGGGACTCGTCAATTTGGGGCTAAACCTCGCCTATGAGCGCAATTTTTTCCAATACCGGGGCAAAGAAGAGGCGGCCCGGCTTCTCTATTCAATTCTGCTCTTCTCAATCATCGCCCTGGGGTGCGGAATCACACTGACCTGGCTCTTCAAACCGCAACTTGCCGAATGGATTATGGGTTCCCGCCTTCATGCCGATCTTTTGTTCTGGGCCTTTTGCGCGACTGGGACGGCAACCCTGAAAACCCATTATCTCACTTATTTCAAAAACAGCGAGAAGGCCGGCGACTTCACCCGGTATACAATTGCCGAAAGCGGGCTCTGGTTCCTCTTCTCCTTCCTGATGGTGGTCTATCTCCGGGTGGGAGTTACGGGTCTCGTCTGGTCGCAACTTTTATCCGGCATAATCATCTTTTTCGTTCTGGGATGGAAGTTTTTCAGGCTCCTTCCGATTTCTTTCAATAAAACAATGCTCCGGGAATCACTGAAAATCAGCCTCCCGCTGACCCCCCGGCTTTTCCTTGGAATTGTGAATAACCAGTTCGACAAATATATGATCGGCCTCATGGGGACCATTGGAGGCGTCGGCGTTTATAATATCGGCCAGAAGATCGCCTCCACGGTTTTCACCTTCATGACGGCTGTCGAGAATGTCTTCACGCCCCGATTCTACCGGAAAATGTTTGATCCGGGGGAAAAGGGCGGCGAGTCGATCGGACGGTACATAACCCCCTTTGCCTTTGTCTGCCTCGGTCCGGCCCTGCTGGTTTCCTTATTCTCCGAAGAAATGATAACGCTCTTGACCCCTCCTGCCTATCATGGGGCGATCCGCATCGTCATCGTTCTTTCCATGTACTACGGCTTCCTCTTCTTCGGGAAACTCACGGGACCCCGGTTTCTCTTTACGAAAAAAACCTACATGACGACACTCTTGTCCTTTGTCACCACGGGCCTTACGATAGCCCTGAATATCCCCTTCATCATGAAGTGGGGCGCCATCGGGGCGGCATGGGCCCTTTTGGCGTCAGGCATTATTTCAGGGACAATCAGCCTTCTGGTGGCCCAGCGTTATTACCCCATTCGATGGGAGTATGGAAAAATGGCCGCAATATTCCTGATATTTTTTGCCGCTTCCTTCGCGGCCCTGATCTTGAACGTGACATCGGCCGAGTATCCGGTTCGGGTGACGCTCAAAACGGCCCTGGCGGGGATTTATGTTTATCTCGGGGTTCAACTAAGGGTCATCACGGTGGAAAATTTCAATTTATTGAGGGGATTGTTGCCCGGAAAATTAAATTGGGCGGGAGACCATGGATCCCGATCCCTATGA